A window of Gossypium raimondii isolate GPD5lz chromosome 7, ASM2569854v1, whole genome shotgun sequence genomic DNA:
ACcttgagaaagaaagaagaggcTTGATTCTTGCCAGTTTTTTCCCTTGATTTGGGTTAACACACAAGTATGCTTTTTTTGtatgacaattttttttacatgtttggaaaccaaatattcatttgtttgtaTACTATAGCTTCATCACACTTTGATTGattcaaatctaaatttttgTGAACAAATATTGTTGTACAATATTAGTTGCATCTTCTAGTGTCTTTCCTTTTTGCAATATATAACTGCAATTGAGTATAGATTGAAAATCGAGTCTATAGTTGTATACATTTATTTGAAGAAGCAATTTGATTGTCAAGAGTTGTTCTAAGTACTTAGGGGAAATATAAATAAGAAAGATAGGAGAGATTAATGGAGATGTTAACTATAGGATTAAAGGTGGAGACTTGTGACAAAAGAGCCCTGCTTTGCTATAGGACAGTTCTAAGAGACCTGCTTTGCTATACGGTAGGGAATGTTGGGGTAACAAGAAGCAATATATACAAAACACTAGTCTAGCCGTGAGACAAATGTTAAGATAGATGTAAGACTAAGGATGTAGTTAGATATGATGAAATTCATCTCAAAGTTGAGTAAGGTGATAGAAAACCATTTATATTGGTTTGACGATATAAGGCACGGATCGACGGATGCATGTGATTGAAAGATCGAGTAAATTGACATTACACAAGATCGATTATAGGTAAGAAGATGGTGGTGGATAAGAATGACTGGAGTAGCAGGATTCATTTGTCATGTACCTGACATAAAAAGCTTTTTAtgcttgattttttatttaatgtcgTAGGTTTCCTAAAAAGCTGCAGTACGGTGACATTCCAGAAGATATTGAACCTGAAGAAATTCGACCTATGGGAAACCATGCTATGTCAATTACGTGGCCAGATGGATTTAGCCAGGTGATAATTAACTTGCTCCTGTCTTTCTTTTGCATTGGATGACTATGATTTTTGTTACAGTTCTACAGAGTGATAGATGCTATTATAAGTCGAGAAATTGTCTAACCTAATGCTAACATTAAGATAACCGAGAGGTTCGTGAAAATTTGCAATTGAAACAATGGAGTAAGCTAGTATTGGAACTACACTTCCATGCTTTTTGCTTAACCTCCAGCATTATCAGTCTACTATAAAACGGATTGGCCAGTAACTTCTGCATGCTAGACTCAGTGTGAGTAACAAATATGATTATGCTTAACATTTTCATATACTCAAAGGGTCGACaagattactttaaaaaaacGAAAGAGTCGGCGTAACATAGTCTGGTGACATGCACTTAGCTACCCATGAAAATCACATATAGCAGGATCTGATTGCATATACACCAATATgaacttttttaatttctttgtcatcACACAGATCGCTCCCTATGATCAGCTCCAGATGATAGAGCGTTTAGTCGATGTTCCTCAACCGACAGCCGTCCAATCATGATGATAAGTTTCCTCCTTTCATTTGTGGCCTATTCAGATCAATACCATGATTCCACCGAACAAGGAATATCATGCATTTCTACTACAAAGCTTGTTGGAGTCAAATGAAACTAAAGGGAGTTTAGGACATTACTTGAAGCACAATAACCTCAATTTTAAGACCAGAGCTTCTATGTATTTATAGgcatatgcatgtatgtattaGACTGAAAACTCTTTCAGATGTAATTTTTCTCAAGAACTCTACGCAAAGGTTCAAGAAGCTTCACTTTACAACAAAAACTCTGGTATCTTGGAGAAACCATATATCAGATTTgctaaaaaggaaaatttgcaTCATTCAACATACCAAACAAAATTAACAGTAGggttaaaatcttaaattagaccgagaaaatagtaacaataaaattatccctcaattcttttctttttttaggttttatacaaaattaataacaatgtaaagtgaagaaaatagtaaaaatgtgaATAAGTCCCTTTAGCATTGATGACCAGCTAAAGGCTCGACATTGCACGTTCTACATGGTGGCCATAGGCTATTTCAGTTACTAGCCAACAATTGGTTTTAGTTTTGAAGTTATTTGGGACTAGCAATGTCTTGCATTGGGTTACTGATAACAAACATTTGAAATAACATGCAATAAGACGCACAAACATTGAGAAAAAGGGTAttgtaaatatttcattaaagagatttgaaagaagaatgaatagtaataatttttgaatttttctctagttttaattcatttttagttatttattattaaaaataaatataattgtaataatttttaatcatttattaattttgtaattgttaaataattttaaaaacttctattatatattatttttaatctaatgtccttaaaagtcattttctattttcacctCACCGCTAtagctgcgtttgaatccaaacacacactccaccgctgtttctaatctcactgctacagtatccaatctcactgctacagtaactaatctcaccgccaccactGTTTTTAATCTCACCGGagctaaacacaccgcccatccaaactaagcctTTATCATCGATGCAGCATCGTTCTGAGCAGCCTTGCAGTGCCACCTTAATCCTAATAGCAACCCTCTCGGAGGAGTCTTAATATATGATCATATCATCTTAAGTTAACTTTTAGTTGCTCTGTTTATCCAATTTAGAAAGATTTTGGACTCTTTTAGTAATTGTTTATTATGGTAtggattttagttttagtttttcattttctgAAACTTCGTAAGTATGTGTTAGTTAAACATTTTCTAGtaattgtttattttggtaTGGATTTTTAGTAATTGTTTATTatgatatgtatttataaggtaaccgatatatatatatatatatatgtgtgtgtatatgtATGTGTGGTCCAAGTTGGAGACTGTTAGAAAATATTGATATCACATAAATAATAAGagtaattacattttaatatttactaacATAAgaggttaaaataattttggattcttttagtaattgtttattatggtatggattttagttttagttttcattttataaGTATGTGTTAGTTAAACATTTTCTAGTAGgaaattaattgaatatttgaaggaataactaaaactaaaaataaaaattaaaaaaattcttttggaTTTGATAGTAAAGTTTTTAACTCATAGGGTTATATAATGATATGTAATTATAAGGTAactggtatatatatatatatatatatatatatatatatatatatatatatatatggtccAAGTTAgaaattgttggaaaatattgaCATCACATATAATAAGAGTaattatatcttattatttactatcacaAGAGGTTagcctaaatttaaaataatctaatttggttaaggtttatttggttttagttattaaacaaaatatgaGTTAAATATGTGTAATACTCTAGTACCTAATTTCTATTTGATGGTGGGTTGATTAGAAGTTAGGGTTAAcgtgcaaaagttatatattagagTTATGGTCCCTAAATTACATATAACATAACTTTTTTAATATCTCATCTTTAGAAAAGAAAGAGTCACCTTCTCTAGATTACTTGTATGCTAATTTGGACAATCAAGATTCgaagatttcaagaaatcaatgaATTCAAGTACGCTTCCACATCTAATTTTGTTCTTGAattattcttgatgattttaCACGACAAATCTTGatttattaaactttatttcaaatttatttttagggttgTTACATTTAAATCCTAATTCCTAAAACGAGGAGTAGAGAGGAAAAAAACGTTGTTAGTTACAAGAGCTCCAGTCCTATTAGTTGTTATTATTTCAAGTCTGGTAGCAAGAACTGATAATGCTACCAACTTTTCCAGCATCTGCAGCATCAAAACAGATGAAACCccattaaaaatgttatatggAGCAAACAATGGAATATTTCTTAGATAAAGATTTTATTGTGTTTATATGAACTAATATATATACCAGTGGGATTGTAAGCTTTGATTATGGAGTTTGCACATCCAGTGGTATAATCGAAGGCAACAAGCGGGGAATGTTCGCATCCTATCATGCAGAGAGCCATGCAAGCTGCAAAGCGTGAAGTACTGGTTTCAGGACGATAATTAAGTTCACACTCTACAATACATGAGTATAACCCTCCTTTTACACCACCATCAATATTTGATTCTTCAACCGCTCGCACTTGAGTTGCTAGCAGAGCCATCACCATCAACACCATGAAGCTTATCGCCATTTTTTTCTCTGCAGCCATGAGTAGAAAGCACATTACtgtttcttgtttatttttgcGTGTGATGTTTCCTTATGTTTTCTTGTGTGAAGTGAAGGGTTGAATAAAATCTGTAATTATAGGGTTGAGCTGATAAAGcacttggttttttttatagGAAAAGAGTGCTTTGGAAGGCAGGATAATCTAAATAAAGCAGTATTAAAAAGACTATATACTAGTATAACCTAAAAAAGCAACGTTCgacataattttcttttacatattttgtctTAATAAAGcactaaaatatcatttatttcttaaaatgaatataaaatatagaaagaaaaagaccCTAATGCATTAATATTGGTATCTatcattttgattcaaatttaaaataaaagataatttaattctttattagGAAAATACAATAATGAGCAAAAATGAAGAGGAATATAATATTGTGTCCAATGTATCGAAGGTGATAAATGCAATTACATTCAATGACAAAGTTCAAAATCTACAAGGACTGGTACTTGTTTCAAGTCATGTTGTATCTGTTGCTTGAATAAGAGTGGGGATGAGAAAATATAACAATGTAGTTTATGCAAGAATTtgcaaagagaaaaagaaaatcaacacAACATGTTTGTCGATGCAACAATATAGATTCATCACTCCATGATTTTATTCATCGGTTAATTCAATAGAAATCTTGATTTAAACTCAATCTACCCTCACACCACTTGTACCCAATTGTTATAATCATTCTCCCAAAACCCCACAatacaatcaattaaattcCACAAAAAAATGCCTAAGAAAAATGTGCCGATAGTGAAATACTTATAAGAGAACACTCCAAAagaatataacatataaataccattataatctaaaaaattcaaattaaacaatactatcaacaaaataaaattaccaaCATTAATTcgtattatatgtatatattccaATCTTCCTATAATTTATTAGGAAGAATATGATTGCTTTATAaggatataaattttaattcatatattatatgAGTAGTTGAAGGTACTATTAGCtctatataaaagaaatattatttcttaaacaatttaataaataagaatagtattatattattttccgTAGCTATTGTTTATtgtttagtgactaaaatatttaagaaataaattgataaaaaaattaatgagtaAACATGTAAGCACGCAATCTAAAACAAAATggccaaaaaatataaatgcacTCAAATAACAAGGaacaaaattaagctaaaacttttattttgatgttgttaactataaaaataggcAAAagcatttttatgtttttagatgAATTACTTGTGTCATGTTCTaccattttcttaatataaaaaaatagtaaattttcattttccctaaaattggGCCAAGTAGTTTCGAGGGTAATTTAGGCATGTTCAGAAGTTTGAAGCATGGTAAACCGAAAATGTCTTCATCTATGGCTTTTTGATAGTTAAACcaatttttgaattaatgtaGAAAAGAtgttcaattttgaaaaaaggaTTGTTTTGTAAAAGGGATTAACTTAAGAGtggttttaaattaaatgcacCAAGTTTTAAATCAACCTAATTCTTCCCCCTTTTCACCCTATTTCgaagattaaaaaaagaagagcaCTCCTCACCTATTTGTGCTGCCCATTGAAATCCCCATATACTCTTCacttattttgattttccaaGCTctaattcttttgatttctatcaaATTCCAAATACCAAATCCCTtccaaattaaaagagaaacaCCAAAGACACTATTAATTTTGCTATCGTTCAAACTTGTGGGATTTCCTGATTTTCAACCAAACTTATGGGTTAATTTTGGTAAAGATTCAAAACCGGTGAAGCCTAAGACGATCAAGgcaaaaagaaaggaaaaactagTTTAGGCTTTCAGCAACTAGACGAAATTGCAAACAATGAATGTTTGGAATCGCTGATAATAGACGcgattcatagtgttaattggGATATTAggagtagcctaaacccctactctaagttCCGAGTGTAAGCATTCTTATACCCCTcgtttaatttacaaaatatgcAATTGTGTGTTGTGGATTGAGAATTAATATGGGATAATGTGACATGTGATATATGTTTGTgattgtaacgccctaaaatttaaatatccgACTTGTTAAATTCTGTCATATTTactatctgcttcagtggttaacgGCTTTGGTGGTGTGTAAGAGGTCAtgggtttaaatttt
This region includes:
- the LOC105768555 gene encoding fe-S cluster assembly factor HCF101, chloroplastic isoform X2, translating into MDFQEQFFKERIKFIHEARDEKEESFEKLQQQEREKVKQSNPNPSNAEEYRRRFPKKLQYGDIPEDIEPEEIRPMGNHAMSITWPDGFSQIAPYDQLQMIERLVDVPQPTAVQS